A genomic stretch from Octopus sinensis linkage group LG14, ASM634580v1, whole genome shotgun sequence includes:
- the LOC115218813 gene encoding zinc finger protein 420-like, with protein sequence MDRCSNQRIISSQSHGKHLSMKQSSQLHKQSASSVPSNKHVAHSGKISSSVAFGLSNNCHNSSSSSSSSIYAKDYSQKSSMSTPVPRAAHTGPDPSIRQHSNNHHSTGDNLQSQVIAAQQRLMQSTGSAGSASDRQAQHLQLQQYPSSTTSSQSIHHSHHLQGPLLPLLGDTIFSCDVFGKEFPQRLLATSSPIATHLGDNVFRPDLYASQFIQPCYLPLAPEQLIGTVLSTTTIPSTSTTSTANKTNVSEEHTVTANNISKQYSNSESSSKNYSLNTNLACSSSSGSSGGGSRGGGINSNNNNNSNSIHSNHTSCNSSHTTTTTSTTTSVNNKSYSSSQTHLLEVPQVQSQQHISQQSGQNCLSSQQMSKQQLHQSLAQQQNPLSCVIGQSSKKVTNYQTHSQAPCKTQPQQQPQNLQKPKPPRNLESDKNLFCDYCGKEFLRSYLLLMHRRTHTGEKPFACELCSKQFARKDTLQRHRKIHIIKIPDKFDQYQPNNYPEEPKIESETKVKSNFNSVDIFDPSVNDINHLHRLGLSVCSSLQPNCTPVTDEKAISEFQNSSISVNSMLDGTSQLQNLSATSENQIQKFSVGSADVKESEFSGPKIYSCDICKKQFALQHYLNIHRQIHFKDKPFHCKFCSHSFSRQDSLKLHLRTHTGVKPFQCDVCQKSFVQRLYLKIHMRIHTGEKPYTCEFCNHSFTRRDSLTIHRRRHTGEKPFHCDICRKKFAQRLYLQIHRRTHTGEKPFTCEICKHSFSRRDSLAIHKRTHTGEKPFKCDVCLKQFAQKHYLRIHQRKHTGEKLFTCDICFTKFTQLGYLEVHKRIHTGEKPFQCDLCIQKFARKSTLIIHRRTHTNEKPFKCEKCGKAFAKKDKLNSHIRTHMKKKRFVCDICEKWFSRRDTLRIHQKLHSDERPFQCEICQKGFVQKDKLLLHQRIHSDNKPFTCDLCPKKFYQRNVLEIHRRTHTGEKPFQCDLCPQRFARKDTRAIHRRIHTGEKPFSCNICGERYAQRERLRIHTHIHTGEKPYQCDFCPKQFFQKSTLTIHRRCHTNERPLFQCDVCFKEFVQRDYLTVHKRIHTGEKPYHCDICLQKFSRRDTLSTHRKTHSGTKEFQCEICYKKFANKDYLRVHQRTHTGEKPFHCEICLKKFARRDYLQVHKRSHTGEKPFQCDICFKQFAQKDYLLVHRRTHTGEKPYHCDMCSQRFARRDSLQRHKKTHQHIGGFVKIKENYLDTDDTNDTIETSPPPPPPPPPPPSHPLPAPAHQLATTSNTDEFPPVSKYLWL encoded by the coding sequence ATGGATCGGTGTAGCAACCAAAGAATTATCTCCAGCCAGAGTCATGGTAAGCATCTTTCAATGAAGCAGTCATCACAGCTGCATAAGCAGAGTGCGTCGAGTGTACCCAGCAACAAACATGTGGCACACAGTGGCAAGATCTCGTCCTCGGTGGCGTTTGGTCTGTCAAACAActgccacaacagcagcagcagcagcagcagcagcatatatGCCAAGGACTACTCTCAGAAGTCCTCGATGAGTACCCCAGTGCCAAGGGCGGCACACACTGGCCCTGATCCTTCCATTAGGCAGCATTCTAACAATCATCACAGCACCGGTGACAATCTGCAGTCGCAGGTAATCGCTGCACAGCAAAGGCTGATGCAGTCAACAGGGAGTGCAGGCAGTGCATCGGACAGGCAAGCACAACACTTACAGCTGCAGCAATATCCTTCTTCTACAACCTCGTCTCAGTCTATCCACCATTCGCATCACCTGCAAGGACCTCTTCTGCCACTGCTGGGGGACACGATATTCTCTTGCGACGTGTTTGGCAAAGAATTTCCGCAACGTCTCTTGGCAACTTCCAGTCCCATTGCTACGCATCTTGGCGACAACGTCTTTCGGCCTGACCTCTACGCCAGTCAGTTCATCCAACCTTGTTATCTACCACTGGCCCCCGAACAACTGATCGGTACCGTGCTGTCAACCACCACTataccatcaacatcaacaacatccacAGCCAACAAAACAAACGTCTCTGAAGAACATACGGTGACAGCAAACAACATCTCTAAACAGTACTCAAACAGCGAAAGTTCTTCAAAAAATTACTCTTTGAATACAAATCTtgcctgtagtagtagtagtggtagtagtggtggtggtagtcgaggtggtggtattaatagtaataataacaacaacagtaacagcatacACAGCAACCACACCTCTTGCAACAGCagccacaccactactactacttctactactactagtgttAATAACAAATCCTACAGTTCCAGTCAGACCCATTTACTTGAGGTACCCCAAGTTCAGTCCCAGCAGCACATATCACAACAATCGGGGCAGAACTGTTTATCATCTCAACAAATGAGCAAGCAACAACTACATCAGTCCTTGGCCCAGCAACAGAATCCACTCTCCTGTGTCATCGGACAGAGTTCAAAGAAGGTCACCAACTACCAAACTCACTCCCAGGCCCCTTGCAAAACCCAGCCGCAGCAGCAGCCCCAAAATCTTCAGAAACCGAAACCACCGAGGAATTTGGAGAGTGACAAGAATTTGTTTTGTGATTATTGCGGGAAAGAATTTCTTCGATCTTACTTACTGTTGATGCATCGAAGAACTCAcacgggagagaagccatttgCTTGTGAACTCTGCTCCAAACAGTTTGCCAGGAAAGATACCCTGCAGAGACACCGAAAGATCCACATCATAAAGATTCCCGATAAGTTTGACCAATATCAGCCGAACAACTATCCAGAAGAACCAAAGATAGAATCAGAAACCAAGGTAaaaagtaattttaattccgtggaTATTTTTGATCCTTCCGTAAACGACATTAACCACCTGCACAGGCTGGGATTATCCGTCTGTTCGTCTTTACAACCAAACTGTACGCCTGTGACGGATGAGAAAGCCATCTCGGAGTTTCAGAATAGCAGCATTTCAGTAAATTCCATGCTGGATGGTACATCACAATTGCAAAATTTATCTGCAACTTCTGAAAATCAAATCCAAAAGTTTTCAGTTGGATCTGCAGACGTGAAGGAAAGCGAGTTTTCTGGTCCGAAAATTTACAGTTGTGACATTTGTAAGAAACAATTTGCTCTTCAACATTATCTAAACATCCATCGACAAATTCATTTCAAAGACAAACCTTTCCATTGTAAATTCTGCTCTCACAGCTTCTCAAGGCAAGATTCATTGAAACTACACCTGCGAACACACACAGGTGTGAAGCCATTTCAGTGTGATGTTTGTCAGAAGTCGTTTGTTCAGCGTTTATACTTGAAGATTCACATGAGgatccatacaggtgagaaaccttacACCTGTGAATTCTGTAACCATAGCTTCACACGCCGAGATTCTTTGACAATTCATCGGCGTAGACACACGGGGGAGAAACCTTTCCACTGTGACATCTGCCGAAAGAAGTTTGCTCAGCGTCTTTATCTGCAAATACATCGCCGAACacatacaggtgaaaagccatttacctgtgaaatatgtaaacatagtTTCTCACGCAGAGATTCGTTAGCTATTCATAAGCGGACCCACACTGGGGAGAAACCTTTTAAATGTGATGTCTGCCTGAAACAGTTTGCACAGAAGCACTATTTAAGAATTCATCAACGTAAACACACAGGTGAGAAATTGTTTACCTGTGATATATGcttcaccaaattcactcagctgGGCTACCTTGAGGTACATAAACGGATCCACACGGGCGAGAAACCATTCCAGTGTGACTTGTGCATTCAGAAGTTTGCTCGAAAATCCACTCTGATTATTCACCGCAGGACACACACGAATGAAAAGCCATTCAAGTGTGAAAAGTGTGGAAAAGCTTTTGCTAAGAAAGACAAACTGAATTCACACATTCGAACTCATATGAAGAAGAAACGTTTCGTGTGTGACATTTGTGAGAAATGGTTTTCTCGTCGTGATACACTGAGGATACATCAAAAGTTGCACTCCGATGAGCGACCTTTTCAGTGTGAAATCTGTCAGAAAGGGTTTGTACAGAAGGACAAATTGCTTTTACATCAAAGAATTCACTCAGACAACAAACCATTCACCTGTGACCTTTGTCCCAAGAAATTCTATCAACGCAACGTATTAGAGATCCATCGAAGAacacacacaggtgagaaaccgttCCAGTGTGATTTGTGTCCGCAGAGATTTGCTCGGAAAGATACCCGTGCAATTCACCGTCGAATCCACACCGGGGAGAAGCCATTTAGCTGCAATATCTGTGGAGAGAGATATGCTCAGCGTGAGAggttacgtatacatacacacatccacacaggagagaaaccttaccaATGTGATTTTTGCCCCAAACAGTTCTTTCAAAAAAGCACGCTGACAATACACAGGCGCTGCCACACCAACGAAAGACCTTTGTTTCAATGTGACGTTTGTTTCAAGGAATTTGTCCAGCGGGATTATTTAACCGTTCACAAACGCATCCATACTggcgagaagccatatcattgtgatatttgccTCCAAAAGTTCTCCCGCCGAGACACTTTATCGACACACAGGAAAACTCACTCCGGCACGAAGGAGTTTCAGTGTGAAATCTGCTACAAGAAATTTGCCAACAAAGATTATCTGCGAGTTCACCAGCGGACCCACACGGGAGAGAAGCCTTTCCATTGTGAAATATGTTTGAAAAAATTCGCTCGCAGGGACTACCTTCAGGTTCACAAGAGATCCCACACCGGGGAGAAACCTTTCCAGTGTGACATCTGCTTCAAACAGTTTGCACAGAAAGACTACCTTTTGGTGCATCGAAGGACCCACACGGGGGAGAAGCCTTACCACTGTGATATGTGTAGTCAGAGGTTTGCTCGGCGAGATTCTTTGCAGAGGCATAAAAAGACTCACCAGCACATCGGAGGGTttgtgaaaatcaaagagaattaTTTGGACACAGACGACACAAACGACACGATCGAGACGTCTCCTCCTCCCCCGCCGCCGCCCCCTCCGCCTCCTTCACATCCACTTCCGGCCCCTGCACATCAGTTAGCCACAACTAGCAACACAGATGAGTTTCCTCCAGTCAGTAAATACTTGTGGttgtga